The Amycolatopsis nigrescens CSC17Ta-90 genomic interval CGGGGCCTGCGGTCCGGCTCGTCCGATCGGTTCTGATTTCCCGGCCCGCTCAGAATCTTGCGGGACACCCGCACCCGATCGATGGGTGCATGCGCAAAAGGCCTCGCATGCCCCCATCTCAGTGCGGCAGCGCCCAGGACCGGACCTCGTCCGTCTCCACGGCATCCACAGCGCCCACAGCGCCCACAGCATCCTCTGTGGACTCGGCGGCCGTTTCCGGTCCGAGGCCGAGCTGTTCGCCGACCATCGCGGCGAGCACCGGCCCGCACTCGTCCGAGAGCGCGTGCAGTCCCTGCCGCAGCGCGGCCGTGCCGGCCTGCGCGGACAGCTCGAAGATCTCCGCGGCCAGCGCGTCCGGGTGCAGTGCCAGCGCCCGGTCGTCCAGCTCCAGGCCGACCAGCTTGCCGGCCAGGTCCACCCGCACCGCCACCCCGTTGCGCTCGGTGCCGGCGCGGACGGCGTCCAGCCGGGTGCTCAGCCCTGGCCGCTCGCCCGCCGCCTCGGCGGCTTCGATCAGCTCGTCCACGGTGCGTTCGGGATCGACGTCCATCAGACCCTCCAGGTATCGGGCGTGGTCGCTTCGACGACTTCGGTCAGCGACGGGTCCTGGGCCATGCCGAGTGCGGCGAAGTCCGCTTCACCGAGCCCGCGTACTTCGTGCCGCAACGCGTGCCGGGCGCGCTGGTTGGCCTCCGCGCTCGCTTTGCGCACCAGGTCCAGGATGAGCGTGGCGAGGCCGTACCGGCCGAGCTGCAGGGCCTCCGGCGAAAGCTGAAGAGCCCGCAGCGCCCCGGCGGGGCCAACCTCCAGCGCGACGCCGTGGTCACGCGCGGAACCCGAGATCGTCATTTCGGATGCACCCCTCCGTAGAACACCGAGCTGCTCAGCGGATGGGTCACCCGGCGCACCTGGTCGCTGGAGTTGCCCTCGATCAGGGTGACCTTGCCGCCGTCGACCTTCTCCACGATGCCGATGTGCGTGCTGGTGGCCGGGCTGCCGGGGCCGGTGCCGAACAGCAGCACGTCACCCGGCCTCGCCTCCTTCAACTCGCTCTTGCCGTATGCCGTGCCGTGCTGCTGGCCCCACTTGTAGACGTTGCCGGTGAACGGGGTGATCGGGATCTTCACCCCCGCCTTGCGCCACGCCCAGGTCGCGAAGGAGGAGCACCAGGCCGCGGTCGGGCCGTACTTGTTCTTGTTGTTGCCGATCTCGTGGTAGCCGAGCTGGCCGCGGGCGGCGGAGACGATGTTCTTGCCCTTGCCGCCGGGCTTGGTGTGCGTCGGTTCCTTCTTGGCGCCCGAGGGTTTGGTCGGCTTACGCGCGGGGTCCGCCACCCCGTCGTGCTGGACCACTTTTTCCAGCGCGCGCAGGCGTTTCGCGGCGGCCTGCAGTTCGGCGCGGGCGGCGCGCAGGTTGCCGGCCGACTCCTTGGCGTACCGGTTCGCCAGGTCGCTCACCTCGCCCACCGCCCTGATCAGCCCGGCGTGCCCGCCCGCGCCGGAGCCGGCGAGTCCGGCGTCGAGCAGCTTCGACGCCTTCTGCACGTACTCGTCGACGAGCCGCTGGGCCGAGGTGTGCCCGCCGGTCAACGCGTCGGTGACGGTGCCGATGATCTTCGCGCCCTCGGCACCCGCCGCGGCGGTGGTCTTGAGGTCCTTCGCGAACCGCGCGGAGGACTTCTCGAACCCCGCGGTGCCGGCGCTGTCCCAGTGGCCGAGCATCGTCGTCGCGCTCTTTCGCTGTGCATCGCGCTGTTCGAGGATCGCCTCGGCCGCCGCTGCGAGTGCGGCCTGCGCCACCTGCGCGTCGCCGGCCCGGCCGGCCAGCTTGTCCCGGTGCGCGACGAGATCGGTGCCGAACTGCTGCGCGATCTGCCTGGTGTCCACGGTTTCTCGTGCTCCGTTCAGAACAGGTTCTTGAGGTCTTTGGCGATGTCGTCTTCGTGCTCGCGGTACACCTTCGAGACCTTCGACGTGCTGACGCCCAGCTTGTGCGCGTTCGACCCGGTCGCCGCGACCTGCCGCCGCAGTGCCTGGCTGAAGCCGCCGAGTGCGGCGGCGAACCCGGTTTCCCTGCCGATCTTGCCGAAGCTGTCTTCGGCGATGTTGTGCACGGCCCGCACCGTCCGGCCGCCGATTTCCTTCAGCTCACCGGCGATGGCGTCCGCCCGTTTGGTGTAGGCGCCGAGCGCGTCGGTGTCCACCTGGAACCGGCCTGGCGCCGGACCGCCGTCGCCCTTGGGGTGCTTGCCGCCCTTTTCGGTCACCGCGTGCGCCGCTTTGCGGGCTGCCCCGAGGTACTTGCGGTAGGCGCCGTTGGTGTAGGTCGACCACGGCCGCCAGTACTTGCCGTGGCTGGAAAGGGCGTAGGCCACTTTGGCGTTTTCCGCGGGGGAGAACAGCTCCTTGTTGGACTCCAGGTGGAACTGCCGCCGCCGCTCGGGCCCCATCCCGCCCAGCATGTTGATCTGCCACAGGCCGTATGAGTTGTCCGGGGGAGTCCCGTTGTGCGCGCGGCTGTTCCCGCCCGACTCGGCCAGCGCCACCGCCACCGCCGTGCTCAGCCCCTGGCCCCGGAACCCGGCTTGGTACGCGTGCTGCGCGATCTGCTCCGCCGTCAGCTTGCTCATACGGCCAGCGTCGCCCCGCCGCCGGCCTTCCCTCCACCCCCACTGCACACGCCGTCACACCCACTGCTCAAACGCGCACGTCCCCCAACGTCGTGAAGGGCACCTTGCCTACCTTCAACGTAGGCAAGGTGCCCTTCACGGACGAGGGGCTACTTGCCGTAGAGGGCCTCGATGTCGGTGGCGTAGTTCTTGTTCACCACGTTGCGCTTGAGCTTCATGCTCGGCGTGACCTCGCCGCCCGCCTCGGTGAAGTCCCTGGCGAGAATGGTGAACTTCTTGATCGACTCGGCGTGCGACACCTGCTTGTTCGCCTCGTCCACCGCGGCCTGGATCTCCGCGCGCAGCTGCTCGTCGTCGGCGAGGTCGGCCACGGTCGCGCTCTCCGGCTTGCCGTGCTGGCTCTTCCAGGACGGGAAGAACTCGTCGTCGATGGTGATCAGCGCGCCGATGAACGGCCGCTGGTCGCCGACCACCATGGCCTGGCTGATCACCGGATGCGCCTTGAGGCTGTCCTCCAGACCGGCCGGGGCGACGTTCTTGCCGCCCGCGGTCACGATGATCTCCTTCTTCCTGCCGGTGATCTTGAGGAACCCGTCGCCGTCGATCTCGCCGAGGTCGCCGGTGTGGAACCAGCCGTCCTCCAGCGCCTCCGCGGTGGCCTGCTCGTTGTTGAAGTAGCCGCCGAACACCACCGGGCCCTTGAGCAGCACCTCGCCGTCGTCCGCGATCCGCACCGACGTGCCCGCGACCGGCTTGCCCACGGTGCCGACCCGGAAGGCGCGTTCGGTGTTCACGTTCGCCGCGGCCGAGGTCTCGGTCAGCCCGTAGCCCTCGAACACCGGCACGCCGATGCCGCGGAAGAAGTGCGCCAGCCTGGCGCCGAGCGGCGCCCCGCCGGAAACCGCCGCCACGCAGCGGCCGCCGAGCGCGGCGCGCAGCTTGCTGTAGACCAGCTTGTCGAACAGCGCGTGCTTGATCTTGAGCCCGAGCCCGGCGCCACCGGCCGAGCCGTCGGTGGCCTGGCTGTATTCCACGGCCGTGGCCTCGGCGGCGTCGAAGATCTTGCCCTTGCCCTCGCTGTGCGCCTTCTGCTTCGCGCCGTTGTAGACCTTCTCGAACACGCGCGGCACGGCCACCACGAAGGTCGGCCGGAAGGTGCCGAGGTCGGCGACCAGGTTCTTCACGTCCGGGGTGTGCCCGAGGGTGACCCTGGCGGTGAGCGCGGTGACCGCGATCGCGCGGGCCAGGATGTGCGCCAGCGGCAGGAACACCAGCAGCGAGTTGCCCTGCTCCATCAGCTGCGGGAACGCCTCGATGTCGGCGCGGATCTCGGCCAGCAGGTTCCGGTGGCTCAGCTCGACGCCCTTGGGCCGCCCGGTGGTGCCGGAGGTGTAGACCACGGTGGCCAGCTGGTCCGCCCGCACCGAGCGGCGGCGCTCGTGCACCTCGTCGTCGGTGATCGCGGTACCGGACGCGGTGAGCGACTTCACCGCCGCCGACTCGCCGGCCCCCTCGATCTGGAAGGTGTGCGCCAGCCCGGTCAGCCTGCCGCGCACCTCTTCCAGGGTGGCCAGGTGGCCGTCGGTCTCCACGAAGACGGCCTTGGCCGCGGAGTCGGAGAGGATCCAGTGCACCTGCTCCGCCGAGGAGGTGTCGTAGATCGGCACGGTGACCGCGCCGGCCGCCCAGATCGCGAAGTCGATCAGCGTCCACTCGTAGCGGGTCTTGGACATCAGGCCGACCCGGTCGCCCTGGCCGATCCCGGCCGCGAGCAGGCCCTTGGTCACGCCGAGCACCTGGTCGGCGAACTCGCGCGCGGTGACGTCCAGCCAGGAGCCGTCCACCTGCCGGCGGAAGCTGACGACGTCGCCGAAGCGCTCTGCGTTCGCCCAGACGACGTCCGCGAGGTTCTCGTCGTCGGACACCGGCCGTCCCGCCGGAGCGCTGTATTCCCGCACGTGAACCTCCATGTTCAACAAAGGCGACGCAGTTACTCGCCGGTTACCTAGCTGCCGCTCACCCTAAGACCATGCTGGTCACCCGGCGAGAGCACGGGCATGTCATTCTGCATAACGTGTCCGTTTCGAACCAGGCGCCACCCGTGCTCGACATCGTCGACGAGACCTTCCTGGCGGTACCGGCGAGCACCGTCGCGGCGGCTTTCGCAGACCCGGCGGCGTGGACCCGCTACTGGCCGGATCTCGTGCTCGAGGTGTACACCGACCGCGGCGACGAGGGCCTGCGCTGGACCGTGCGCGGGGCGCTGGTCGGCACCATGGAGATCTGGCTGGAGCCGGTGCTGGACGGCACGGTGCTGCACTACTTCCTCCGCGCCAGCCCAGCGGCCCCGTCCGGGCTGGCGCTGGAACTGCGGCCACGTGATCTTCGTCGCGAGTTCGACCGGCGGGCCAGGGCGGCCAAGGGCATCGCACTCGACCTGAAGGAGATCCTCGAGGACGGCCGCGAGCCGGGGGTGCCGCCACGCGGGACGGCGGATCAGTAGGCTGGTTGACGTGCGGGTTCATGTCGTCTCTGACGTCCACGGAAACGCCGAGGCGCTCGCTCGTGCGGGTGACGGCGCCGACGCGCTGATCGTGCTGGGGGATCTGCTCGACTTCGTCGACTACCGCGAGCACCACCGGGGCATCCTCGGCGCGCTGTTCGGGCCGGAGAAGGTCGGTGAGTTCGCCAGGCTCCGCCGCGAGGGCACCCGCGACGAGACCATCACCTACTCGCGGTCGCTGTGGGCCAGCCTCGAGGACCCGGAAAGCGCCGTGGACGAGGCCATCCGGGAGCAGTACGCCACCCTGTTCGGCGCGATGACCGCGCCCACCTACGCCACCCCCGGCAATGTGGACACCCCCGCGCTGTGGCCGGAGTTCGCCGGTGACGGGATCCGGATGCTGGACGGTGAGGCTGCCGAAATCGGTGGCCTGCGGTTCGGCTTCGTCGGCGGCGCGCTGCTGCCGGACGGGGTGCAGCCGCGCCGTGGCGGGGTCTGGCATCCCTACCTGCGCACCAGGGACGACTTCGACGCCTCGGTCGGCCTGCTCAAGGACATCGACGTGCTGTGCAGCCACATCCCGCCGGCCCTGCCCGAGCTGACCTACGACGTGGTGGCGCGGCGGTCCGAGCTTGGCTCGGCTTCGCTGCGCGCGCTGATCACCGAGCAGCGGCCGCGCTGGTCGGTGTTCGGGCACGTGCACCAGCCGCTGTCCCCGCGTGCGCGGCTTGGCCGGACCGAGTGCCGCAACGTCGGCCATTTCAAGGAGACCGGGCAGCCGTACGTGCTGCGCTGGTGACCACTACGGGACGGTAGCCTTTCGTCATGGCCGAGCAGTCCACGCAGTCCATCGAGGTCGACGCGTCGCCGGAGCGGGTCATGGCGGTCATCGCCGACTTCCCGGCCTACCCGGAATGGGCGAAGCAGGTCCGCGAGACCGAGGTGCTCGCCGAGGACGAGGCTGGCCGGGCCAAGCAGGTCAAGCTGACCCTGGACGCGGGTCCGATCAAGGACGTCTACACCCTGGAGTACGACTGGGCGCCGGACGGGCTCTCGGTCGGCTGGCACCTGGTCAAGGGCCAGATGCAGAAGGCGCAGGACGGTCGCTACCAGCTGGAGCCCCACGGCGGCGGCACGCTGGTCACCTACACCCTGTCCGTGGAGCTGGTGCTGCCGATGATCGGCATGCTCCGGCGCAAGGCGGAGAAGATGGTCATGGACACTGCGCTGAAGGAGCTCAAGCGCCGGGTGGAAGGCCAGGGCTGACGCCGTGCGGATCCTGCTGTTCACCGGCAAGGGGGGCGTCGGCAAGACGACGCTGGCCGCGGCGACCGCCGCCGGCCTCGCCGCGCACGGCAGGAAGACGCTGGTGGTCTCCACCGACCCGGCACATTCGCTGGCTGACGCGTTCGCCCGCCCGCTGACCGCGGAACCCTCCGAAGTGGACGGCTGCCTGCACGCCGCGCAGATCGACTCGCGCAGCCTGGTCGACGAGGTGTGGCAGGACCTGCGCGGGCAGCTGCGCGCGGCGTTGTCCGGCGCCGGGATCGACTCGCTGGACGCCGAAGAGCTAACCGTGTTGCCCGGGGTGGACGAGCTGCTCGCGCTGACCGAGGTGCGGCGGCTGGCCGAGACCGGGCCGTGGCAGCACGTGGTGGTGGACTGCGGGCCGACCGCGGAGACGCTGCGCCTGCTGTCGCTGCCGGAAGCGGTGTCCGGCTATCTCGGCAGGCTGTTCGGCCTTCCCGGCAAGCTCGGCGGCCGACGGCGGCAGGACACCGTGGACTCGGTGCGCAAGCTGGCCGCGCACGTCGAGTCGCTGCGCGCGCTGCTCACCGATCCCGCGGTGACCACGGTCCGGCTGGTGCTCACCCCGGAGCGGGTGGTGGTGGCCGAAGCCCGCCGCACGCTGAGTTCGCTGGCGCTGCGCGGGATCAGGGTGGACGGCCTGATCGCGAACCGGCTGATGCCGGCGCCGGGGCTGTGGCGCGGTTCGGCAGCGGGCTGGATGCGCACCCGGCGCAACCAGCAGAACGAGGTGCTGGCCGAGCTGGCCGCCTCCGGGCTCGCCGAGGGCGCGGTCGCCACGGTCGAGCACCGGGCGGTGGAGCCGGTCGGCCTTCCCGCGCTGCTGGAGATCTCGGCCGAGCTGTACCGGGGCACGGATCCGTTGCGCGGCAACGAAAAGGGCGTCGCCCCGCTGTTGCAGGTGGCGGAGACCGAGGACGGCTACCAGCTGCGGGTGGCGATGCCGCTCGGCCGGGACGCGGCACTGGATCTGGCCAGAGTGGACGATGATCTCGCGGTGACCGTGGACGGTTTCCGGCGGCTGATCGCACTGCCCGAACTGCTGCGGCCCTGTCAGATCACCGGCGCGGAGTCCGACGCCCGCGGCCTGCTGGTCTCGCTGAGCGCCGCCGGGAGGAGCCGATGACCGAGCAGCAGACCCCGCCGGCCGGTGCGGCGAGCCTGGCCGAGGAGATCCGGCTGCTGGTCGAGATGGTGGTGGAGCGGGCCGCGCCGTGGCTGGACGGGGTGATCG includes:
- a CDS encoding CHAP domain-containing protein, producing MDTRQIAQQFGTDLVAHRDKLAGRAGDAQVAQAALAAAAEAILEQRDAQRKSATTMLGHWDSAGTAGFEKSSARFAKDLKTTAAAGAEGAKIIGTVTDALTGGHTSAQRLVDEYVQKASKLLDAGLAGSGAGGHAGLIRAVGEVSDLANRYAKESAGNLRAARAELQAAAKRLRALEKVVQHDGVADPARKPTKPSGAKKEPTHTKPGGKGKNIVSAARGQLGYHEIGNNKNKYGPTAAWCSSFATWAWRKAGVKIPITPFTGNVYKWGQQHGTAYGKSELKEARPGDVLLFGTGPGSPATSTHIGIVEKVDGGKVTLIEGNSSDQVRRVTHPLSSSVFYGGVHPK
- a CDS encoding transglycosylase SLT domain-containing protein — its product is MSKLTAEQIAQHAYQAGFRGQGLSTAVAVALAESGGNSRAHNGTPPDNSYGLWQINMLGGMGPERRRQFHLESNKELFSPAENAKVAYALSSHGKYWRPWSTYTNGAYRKYLGAARKAAHAVTEKGGKHPKGDGGPAPGRFQVDTDALGAYTKRADAIAGELKEIGGRTVRAVHNIAEDSFGKIGRETGFAAALGGFSQALRRQVAATGSNAHKLGVSTSKVSKVYREHEDDIAKDLKNLF
- a CDS encoding AMP-dependent synthetase/ligase is translated as MREYSAPAGRPVSDDENLADVVWANAERFGDVVSFRRQVDGSWLDVTAREFADQVLGVTKGLLAAGIGQGDRVGLMSKTRYEWTLIDFAIWAAGAVTVPIYDTSSAEQVHWILSDSAAKAVFVETDGHLATLEEVRGRLTGLAHTFQIEGAGESAAVKSLTASGTAITDDEVHERRRSVRADQLATVVYTSGTTGRPKGVELSHRNLLAEIRADIEAFPQLMEQGNSLLVFLPLAHILARAIAVTALTARVTLGHTPDVKNLVADLGTFRPTFVVAVPRVFEKVYNGAKQKAHSEGKGKIFDAAEATAVEYSQATDGSAGGAGLGLKIKHALFDKLVYSKLRAALGGRCVAAVSGGAPLGARLAHFFRGIGVPVFEGYGLTETSAAANVNTERAFRVGTVGKPVAGTSVRIADDGEVLLKGPVVFGGYFNNEQATAEALEDGWFHTGDLGEIDGDGFLKITGRKKEIIVTAGGKNVAPAGLEDSLKAHPVISQAMVVGDQRPFIGALITIDDEFFPSWKSQHGKPESATVADLADDEQLRAEIQAAVDEANKQVSHAESIKKFTILARDFTEAGGEVTPSMKLKRNVVNKNYATDIEALYGK
- a CDS encoding metallophosphoesterase family protein; the protein is MRVHVVSDVHGNAEALARAGDGADALIVLGDLLDFVDYREHHRGILGALFGPEKVGEFARLRREGTRDETITYSRSLWASLEDPESAVDEAIREQYATLFGAMTAPTYATPGNVDTPALWPEFAGDGIRMLDGEAAEIGGLRFGFVGGALLPDGVQPRRGGVWHPYLRTRDDFDASVGLLKDIDVLCSHIPPALPELTYDVVARRSELGSASLRALITEQRPRWSVFGHVHQPLSPRARLGRTECRNVGHFKETGQPYVLRW
- a CDS encoding SRPBCC family protein, which gives rise to MAEQSTQSIEVDASPERVMAVIADFPAYPEWAKQVRETEVLAEDEAGRAKQVKLTLDAGPIKDVYTLEYDWAPDGLSVGWHLVKGQMQKAQDGRYQLEPHGGGTLVTYTLSVELVLPMIGMLRRKAEKMVMDTALKELKRRVEGQG
- a CDS encoding ArsA family ATPase, with the translated sequence MRILLFTGKGGVGKTTLAAATAAGLAAHGRKTLVVSTDPAHSLADAFARPLTAEPSEVDGCLHAAQIDSRSLVDEVWQDLRGQLRAALSGAGIDSLDAEELTVLPGVDELLALTEVRRLAETGPWQHVVVDCGPTAETLRLLSLPEAVSGYLGRLFGLPGKLGGRRRQDTVDSVRKLAAHVESLRALLTDPAVTTVRLVLTPERVVVAEARRTLSSLALRGIRVDGLIANRLMPAPGLWRGSAAGWMRTRRNQQNEVLAELAASGLAEGAVATVEHRAVEPVGLPALLEISAELYRGTDPLRGNEKGVAPLLQVAETEDGYQLRVAMPLGRDAALDLARVDDDLAVTVDGFRRLIALPELLRPCQITGAESDARGLLVSLSAAGRSR